From the Salinimicrobium tongyeongense genome, one window contains:
- a CDS encoding YkvA family protein: MLENVKKKFNKDYLETEISKVDDGDLEMVMNNKEAIDKKLNSSGMKKYSELGKLMFGMLKDYRKGKYTQMPWFTIAAIGLTLLYVFNPMDMLPDFLPGVGYVDDFALFTVAVRFIESDLHAYLDWKIDEARLLNS; this comes from the coding sequence ATGCTGGAGAATGTAAAAAAGAAGTTCAACAAAGATTACCTCGAGACCGAAATTTCCAAAGTTGATGATGGGGATCTTGAAATGGTCATGAACAATAAAGAGGCCATTGACAAAAAGTTAAACAGTTCGGGCATGAAAAAGTATTCCGAACTTGGAAAACTCATGTTCGGAATGCTTAAAGATTACAGAAAAGGAAAATACACCCAAATGCCGTGGTTTACTATTGCCGCAATTGGATTGACCCTGCTCTATGTTTTCAATCCTATGGATATGCTGCCCGACTTTCTTCCGGGAGTAGGCTATGTAGACGATTTTGCACTTTTCACAGTTGCCGTTCGGTTCATTGAATCTGATCTACACGCTTATCTCGACTGGAAGATCGATGAAGCCAGGCTGCTAAATTCGTAA
- a CDS encoding four helix bundle protein — translation MRFQELFAYQKSIELSMQIFEVSKSFPKEETYSLTDQIRRSSRSVSAAIAEAYRKRDYPRHFTSKLTDGDAENSETQVWLEYAYRCSYLPKIDYQRLVGESEEVGKLINYMILNPGKFGVKKAE, via the coding sequence ATGAGATTTCAGGAGTTGTTTGCTTATCAAAAGTCCATTGAACTTTCAATGCAGATTTTTGAGGTTTCAAAATCTTTTCCAAAAGAAGAAACTTATTCCCTCACTGATCAAATAAGGAGATCTTCCCGGAGTGTATCTGCTGCTATTGCTGAAGCTTATAGAAAACGAGATTATCCAAGACATTTCACGAGTAAACTGACAGATGGAGATGCCGAAAACTCTGAAACTCAAGTATGGCTTGAATACGCCTATAGATGTTCCTACCTTCCTAAGATTGATTATCAAAGACTGGTTGGTGAGAGTGAGGAGGTTGGAAAACTAATAAATTACATGATCCTAAATCCAGGAAAATTTGGGGTGAAGAAGGCAGAATAA
- the rluF gene encoding 23S rRNA pseudouridine(2604) synthase RluF gives MSSENLTRLNKYLSEVGYCSRRKADALIEQGRVTINGEVPEMGTKVSPEDEVRVNGELIVPPKKENVYLAFNKPIGIVCTTNPAEKKNIIDYINFPTRIFPIGRLDKPSEGLILLTDDGDIVNKILRARNNHEKEYIVTVDRLITPDFIKRMSSGIPILDTVTRDCEVEQLSKFVFRIILTQGLNRQIRRMCEYLGYEVVKLKRIRIMNIKLDVPVGQYRHITPKELEELDRLTGDSSKTEDASAGTNSQNPQPKSPPTTPKKSFSKKPENRKNFRSKRRNRES, from the coding sequence ATGTCTTCTGAAAATCTTACCCGTTTAAATAAATATTTAAGTGAAGTGGGCTATTGCTCGCGCCGAAAAGCCGATGCGCTCATTGAACAGGGACGGGTAACCATTAATGGCGAAGTTCCCGAAATGGGCACCAAAGTGAGCCCTGAAGATGAAGTACGAGTGAACGGCGAACTCATAGTTCCTCCAAAAAAGGAAAATGTTTACCTGGCTTTCAATAAACCTATTGGCATTGTTTGCACCACCAACCCGGCCGAAAAGAAAAATATCATTGACTACATCAATTTTCCCACGCGTATCTTTCCCATTGGCCGCCTAGACAAACCCAGTGAAGGCCTCATTTTGCTCACCGATGATGGCGACATTGTGAACAAGATCCTTAGGGCGAGGAACAACCACGAAAAAGAATATATAGTCACTGTAGACCGGTTGATCACTCCTGATTTCATAAAAAGAATGTCTTCAGGAATTCCCATTTTAGACACCGTAACCCGTGACTGTGAGGTGGAACAACTAAGCAAATTCGTTTTCAGGATTATTCTCACGCAGGGATTGAACCGGCAGATACGCCGTATGTGCGAATATTTAGGCTATGAAGTGGTAAAGCTAAAGCGAATAAGGATCATGAACATCAAACTGGACGTTCCTGTAGGGCAATATCGCCACATCACCCCCAAAGAACTGGAAGAACTGGACCGCTTAACCGGCGACTCAAGCAAAACCGAAGATGCTTCGGCCGGGACAAATTCGCAAAACCCTCAGCCAAAGTCACCCCCCACTACTCCTAAAAAATCCTTCAGCAAAAAGCCGGAAAACCGTAAAAATTTCCGAAGCAAACGAAGAAACCGGGAATCTTAA
- a CDS encoding DUF7218 family protein, producing the protein MPDNRIKNEDQYEALRDKGASKEKAARIANSKNTGKKGGKADKYEERSKEDLYNKAKEVGIEGRSKMSKKELINALRNH; encoded by the coding sequence ATGCCAGACAATCGCATCAAAAATGAAGATCAATACGAAGCTCTAAGGGACAAAGGAGCGAGTAAAGAGAAGGCCGCCAGAATTGCAAATTCGAAAAACACCGGCAAAAAAGGCGGTAAAGCTGACAAATATGAAGAGCGCAGCAAAGAAGACCTCTACAACAAAGCTAAAGAGGTGGGGATAGAAGGCCGCTCAAAAATGAGCAAAAAAGAACTCATCAACGCACTACGCAATCACTAA
- the ffh gene encoding signal recognition particle protein has protein sequence MFESLSDKLDNALHVLKGHGQITEVNVAETLKEVRRALVDADVNYKIAKEFTSKVKEKALGQDVLTALKPGQMMVKLVKDELTTLMGGDAEGINLSGNPSVILMSGLQGSGKTTFSGKLANYLKTKKTKKPLLVACDVYRPAAINQLHVVGDQVGVEVFSDEGNQDPVAISKAAIAHAKANGHNVVIIDTAGRLAVDEAMMTEIANIHSAIQPQETLFVVDSMTGQDAVNTAKAFNDRLNFDGVILTKLDGDTRGGAAISIKSVVNKPIKFIGTGEKMDAIDVFYPSRMADRILGMGDVVSLVERAQEQYDEEEARKLQKKIAKNEFGFDDFLNQLQQIKKMGSMKDLMGMIPGAGKMLKDVEIDDDAFKPIEAIIHSMTPEERSKPSIINASRKKRIGKGSGTSVQQVNQLLKQFSQMSKMMKMMQGGGGRKMMQMMKGMK, from the coding sequence ATGTTCGAAAGTTTAAGCGATAAGTTAGATAATGCCTTACACGTCCTGAAAGGACACGGGCAAATTACCGAAGTTAACGTTGCCGAAACTCTGAAAGAGGTGAGGCGGGCCCTGGTTGATGCCGATGTCAATTATAAAATTGCCAAAGAATTTACTAGCAAAGTAAAGGAAAAGGCACTGGGGCAGGACGTGCTTACCGCTTTAAAGCCGGGGCAAATGATGGTGAAGCTGGTGAAAGACGAGCTTACCACGCTTATGGGAGGAGATGCCGAAGGGATCAATCTTTCAGGTAACCCGTCTGTGATCCTTATGTCGGGGCTTCAGGGAAGTGGTAAAACTACTTTTTCGGGAAAACTGGCGAATTACTTAAAAACAAAGAAGACAAAAAAACCACTTTTGGTGGCCTGTGATGTTTACCGTCCTGCAGCAATCAATCAGCTGCACGTGGTAGGAGACCAGGTTGGGGTTGAGGTTTTTAGTGATGAAGGCAACCAGGATCCGGTAGCGATTTCGAAAGCTGCTATTGCACATGCAAAAGCAAACGGACATAATGTGGTAATTATAGATACGGCCGGGCGTCTTGCTGTTGATGAAGCGATGATGACCGAAATTGCCAATATTCACAGTGCCATCCAGCCGCAGGAAACACTTTTCGTGGTAGATTCCATGACAGGGCAGGATGCTGTGAATACAGCCAAGGCTTTCAACGACCGACTCAATTTCGACGGGGTGATCCTCACAAAACTCGACGGGGATACCCGTGGTGGAGCTGCGATCTCCATTAAATCTGTTGTTAACAAGCCAATCAAATTTATTGGTACGGGTGAGAAGATGGATGCGATTGATGTTTTCTATCCTTCCCGTATGGCCGATCGTATTCTTGGCATGGGAGACGTGGTGTCTCTTGTTGAAAGGGCGCAGGAGCAGTATGATGAAGAGGAAGCGAGAAAACTTCAGAAGAAGATCGCCAAAAATGAATTTGGATTTGATGACTTTTTGAACCAGCTTCAGCAAATCAAGAAGATGGGATCGATGAAAGACCTTATGGGAATGATCCCCGGGGCGGGAAAAATGCTGAAGGATGTGGAGATCGATGACGATGCTTTCAAACCTATTGAAGCCATTATTCACTCCATGACCCCTGAAGAACGTTCAAAACCATCAATCATAAATGCATCCCGTAAGAAAAGAATCGGAAAAGGATCGGGAACCTCGGTACAACAGGTAAACCAGCTTTTAAAGCAGTTTAGCCAGATGAGCAAAATGATGAAAATGATGCAGGGCGGCGGCGGAAGAAAGATGATGCAGATGATGAAGGGAATGAAGTAA
- a CDS encoding 7-carboxy-7-deazaguanine synthase QueE: MKEQEMNELVEQGRMLPLMEEFYTIQGEGFHKGTAAYFIRVGGCDVGCHWCDVKESWNAKLHPPTGVDTIVENAVKYSNTIVVTGGEPLTWNMEPLTSGLKAKGAKIHIETSGAYPVTGTWDWICLSPKKIKLPTPEIYEIAHELKVIVFNKHDFQFAEEQAAKVNENCILYLQPEWSNREKMMPLIVDYVMQHPKWKVSLQTHKYLNIP; this comes from the coding sequence ATGAAAGAACAGGAAATGAACGAGCTGGTGGAGCAGGGAAGGATGCTGCCGCTAATGGAAGAATTCTATACCATTCAGGGGGAAGGTTTTCACAAGGGTACTGCTGCTTACTTTATCAGGGTGGGTGGCTGTGACGTAGGTTGTCACTGGTGTGATGTCAAGGAAAGCTGGAATGCCAAACTACACCCTCCTACAGGGGTTGATACTATTGTTGAAAATGCTGTAAAATACAGCAATACGATCGTGGTGACTGGAGGTGAACCTCTTACCTGGAATATGGAGCCGCTTACCAGTGGTTTAAAGGCAAAAGGGGCGAAAATACACATTGAAACTTCGGGGGCTTACCCCGTGACAGGAACCTGGGACTGGATTTGCCTTTCTCCAAAGAAGATCAAGCTTCCCACACCCGAGATTTATGAAATCGCCCATGAGCTAAAGGTGATTGTTTTTAATAAGCACGACTTTCAGTTTGCAGAGGAGCAGGCGGCCAAAGTGAATGAGAACTGCATCCTTTACCTGCAACCGGAATGGAGCAACCGTGAAAAAATGATGCCTCTTATTGTAGATTACGTCATGCAGCACCCAAAATGGAAAGTCTCGCTGCAAACGCACAAGTATCTTAATATCCCATAA
- a CDS encoding S66 peptidase family protein, with translation MQRRNFLRNLGLGSLAIPFHSLASSVPVAAAFQDITKPKRLSTGDTIGIVSPAGAIYESEPYEIAVESMQALGLKVKLGEFVRTRHGHLAGTDEQRASEFNDMWRDPEVDAIICLRGGSGAARILPLLDYEEIKKNPKIFIGYSDITALHLAIYEKTGLVTFHGPLATSTWNSFAANHFKDLLFNAEAIAYSNPIDKNGLLAQTRNRIRTITPGTATGELLGGNLSVLTNLMGTPYFPTNWKNKILYLEDVGEQIYAVDRMMSQLQLGGVLEQVSGFIFGKCSDCDPGGAGGYGSLTLEEVLDHYLKPLNIPAFSGSMIGHISDNFTIPNGIQAKMNATLGTFSLLNPAVR, from the coding sequence ATGCAAAGACGAAATTTCCTTCGCAACCTGGGCCTTGGCAGCCTTGCAATTCCCTTTCACAGTTTAGCCAGTTCAGTTCCGGTTGCGGCAGCTTTTCAGGATATCACCAAACCCAAACGCCTCTCAACAGGTGACACCATAGGTATAGTGAGCCCTGCGGGGGCCATATATGAATCTGAACCTTATGAAATTGCTGTGGAATCTATGCAGGCACTGGGCTTAAAGGTGAAGCTGGGAGAATTTGTGCGCACCAGGCACGGCCACCTCGCAGGTACCGATGAACAAAGGGCTTCCGAGTTTAATGACATGTGGCGGGACCCCGAAGTTGATGCCATTATTTGCCTTAGGGGTGGCTCGGGGGCAGCGAGAATCCTGCCACTGCTCGATTATGAGGAAATCAAAAAAAATCCGAAGATATTCATTGGTTACAGCGATATTACCGCATTGCACCTGGCCATCTATGAAAAAACAGGACTCGTCACCTTTCATGGGCCCCTGGCCACCTCCACCTGGAATTCTTTTGCCGCAAATCATTTTAAAGACCTGCTCTTTAATGCTGAAGCCATCGCATATTCTAACCCTATAGACAAGAACGGGTTGCTCGCCCAAACCCGCAACCGCATACGGACTATTACCCCAGGCACTGCAACCGGCGAACTTTTGGGCGGTAACCTCTCGGTGCTTACCAACCTTATGGGCACTCCCTATTTTCCCACCAACTGGAAAAACAAGATCCTGTATCTTGAAGATGTGGGGGAACAAATTTACGCCGTAGACAGGATGATGTCGCAGTTGCAACTGGGAGGAGTTTTGGAGCAGGTAAGCGGGTTTATCTTCGGAAAATGTAGCGATTGCGATCCCGGCGGCGCCGGAGGTTACGGCTCCCTGACCCTAGAAGAAGTTCTGGACCACTATTTGAAGCCATTAAATATTCCGGCATTTTCGGGCAGTATGATTGGCCACATTAGCGATAACTTCACTATTCCCAACGGGATACAGGCTAAAATGAACGCAACCCTCGGAACCTTCAGCCTCTTAAATCCGGCAGTTAGATAA
- a CDS encoding VOC family protein has product MQKIQPFHLAIPVDNLEKARKFYRDTLGLEEGRSSDHWVDFNFFGHQLVIHYKAASETRNTGSNPVDGKEVPIPHFGVVLEWDSFQSFSKELKDKNINFVIAPYIRFEGQPGEQATMFFKDPCGNALEFKAFKNIDQLFEK; this is encoded by the coding sequence ATGCAGAAAATTCAGCCATTTCACCTGGCCATTCCTGTAGATAATCTGGAAAAGGCCAGGAAATTTTATAGAGACACTTTAGGCCTGGAAGAAGGCAGAAGCAGCGACCATTGGGTAGATTTCAACTTCTTTGGGCATCAACTCGTAATACACTACAAAGCTGCTTCCGAAACAAGGAATACCGGCAGTAACCCGGTAGACGGAAAAGAGGTGCCAATTCCGCATTTTGGAGTGGTACTGGAATGGGACAGCTTTCAGTCTTTCTCAAAGGAACTGAAAGATAAGAACATCAATTTTGTCATAGCACCCTACATCCGGTTTGAGGGCCAGCCCGGGGAGCAGGCCACGATGTTTTTTAAAGATCCCTGTGGAAATGCCCTGGAGTTTAAGGCTTTTAAAAACATAGACCAGTTATTCGAGAAATAA
- the dacB gene encoding D-alanyl-D-alanine carboxypeptidase/D-alanyl-D-alanine endopeptidase, with protein sequence MEAQSTLEEYPAFKTGFSGVYIYDPASKKVVFEHNSGKYFTPASNTKLFTFYAGLKTLGDSAAGLEYVIKGDSLIFRGTGEPSFLYDKLDSTAVVYDFLKERDESLFYAPPIVEEKHFGPGWSWDDYNYYYSVERSAMPIYGNYARFTSNPQGEIPVAKPLYFEELLRKDSLATGGSFGVLRDRNQNIFRYHAPETAENRSRIVPFIPSPQLLTQLLSDTLKKPVKLLEAQKADFRNSKILYSIPTDSLYKRMLQVSDNFIAEQLLLMGSREISDTLKTDIAIDYIMKNHLQDLSQEIKWVDGSGLSIYNKFTPKTVVELLEKISKEVPQKRLFELLPAGGESGTIRNFYKAEEPYIYAKTGTISNVHALSGYLKTKSGKVLIFSFMNNNYMVPSAEIKAGMEMILRNIHLNY encoded by the coding sequence ATGGAAGCACAAAGCACCTTAGAAGAATACCCAGCTTTTAAAACAGGATTTTCCGGAGTCTATATCTACGACCCGGCTTCCAAAAAAGTGGTTTTTGAACATAATTCTGGAAAATATTTTACTCCGGCCTCAAACACCAAATTATTTACCTTTTATGCAGGCTTAAAAACCCTGGGTGATTCTGCTGCAGGTCTTGAGTACGTGATCAAGGGTGATTCCCTGATCTTTAGAGGGACGGGCGAACCTTCTTTTTTATACGACAAGCTCGACTCAACAGCCGTTGTTTATGACTTTCTGAAGGAAAGAGATGAAAGCCTGTTTTACGCACCGCCCATAGTGGAAGAAAAGCATTTTGGCCCCGGCTGGTCATGGGATGATTACAATTACTACTATTCGGTAGAACGCTCTGCCATGCCCATCTACGGAAATTACGCCAGGTTCACCTCTAATCCACAGGGAGAAATCCCGGTTGCCAAACCATTATATTTTGAAGAATTACTTCGGAAGGATTCACTGGCTACGGGAGGCAGTTTCGGGGTGCTGCGCGATAGAAATCAGAATATTTTTCGATACCATGCTCCCGAAACAGCGGAAAACCGAAGCCGAATTGTTCCTTTTATTCCTTCGCCCCAGCTGCTAACGCAGTTACTGAGCGACACTCTAAAAAAACCGGTTAAACTGCTGGAGGCCCAAAAAGCCGATTTCAGAAATAGTAAAATTCTCTACAGCATTCCTACAGATAGCCTGTACAAGCGGATGCTCCAGGTTAGCGACAACTTTATAGCCGAGCAGCTGCTGCTTATGGGTTCCAGGGAAATATCTGATACGCTTAAAACCGATATTGCCATTGATTATATAATGAAAAATCACCTGCAGGACCTTTCTCAGGAGATAAAGTGGGTAGATGGCTCTGGTTTGTCCATCTACAATAAATTCACTCCTAAAACAGTGGTAGAGCTCCTGGAAAAGATCTCTAAAGAGGTGCCTCAAAAAAGGCTTTTTGAGCTGCTCCCTGCCGGAGGTGAATCTGGCACCATCAGGAACTTCTACAAAGCCGAAGAACCATACATTTATGCTAAAACCGGCACAATCAGCAATGTTCATGCTTTAAGCGGCTACTTAAAAACCAAAAGCGGGAAGGTGCTCATCTTCAGCTTTATGAACAATAATTACATGGTTCCTTCCGCAGAAATAAAAGCAGGCATGGAGATGATTCTGCGGAATATTCATTTAAATTATTAG
- a CDS encoding AI-2E family transporter: MNRLKPSLVRQLFVLLLILFMLVLIFREILPYLSGVLGAITLYVVLRKPMTWLVERSWQPVLAAALLMFLSFVGILVPITLTAIMLTSKIGKAVANSEMVLQAVKNQINEAEIYIGYDLSQSIDSARVANWLSNNLQSLGAGTFNAFIAIGIMYFLLYYMLMNREKLKDMVISYIPLGEENLEVIGQEGDEMVKSNALGIPLVAFFQGIVALIGYLIVGVPDPLFWFVITAIGAMVPFIGTAIGIVPVTILLYSMGMEWQAVFIVIYGFVIVGITDNILRLYILNRLASVHPLITLFGVVVGVPLFGFIGLIFGPLLVSLFLLILKIYKHEYGKTENKL; encoded by the coding sequence ATGAACAGATTAAAACCATCTTTAGTACGACAGTTGTTCGTACTGCTTCTCATTTTATTCATGCTGGTTTTGATCTTTCGGGAGATTTTGCCGTATCTCTCCGGAGTTCTTGGCGCCATTACCCTGTATGTTGTGCTTAGGAAGCCCATGACCTGGCTGGTAGAAAGAAGCTGGCAGCCTGTACTGGCAGCAGCTTTGCTCATGTTCCTGTCTTTTGTGGGAATTCTTGTGCCCATCACCCTCACTGCCATTATGCTTACCTCAAAAATCGGCAAAGCGGTGGCAAATTCAGAAATGGTACTGCAGGCAGTAAAAAACCAGATCAATGAAGCCGAGATCTACATAGGTTATGACCTGAGCCAGAGTATTGATTCGGCCCGGGTAGCCAACTGGCTCTCGAACAACCTTCAGTCTCTTGGTGCCGGAACCTTCAACGCTTTTATAGCCATAGGCATCATGTATTTTTTGCTCTATTACATGTTGATGAACCGGGAAAAACTAAAAGACATGGTGATCTCATATATTCCTTTAGGCGAAGAAAATCTTGAGGTTATTGGCCAGGAGGGCGACGAAATGGTAAAATCTAATGCCCTTGGAATTCCGCTGGTGGCATTTTTCCAGGGAATAGTCGCCTTGATTGGCTATCTCATCGTAGGGGTGCCCGATCCTTTATTCTGGTTTGTGATCACTGCCATTGGCGCCATGGTGCCTTTCATTGGAACAGCCATAGGCATTGTGCCCGTCACCATCCTGTTATATTCCATGGGCATGGAGTGGCAGGCGGTATTCATTGTCATTTACGGCTTTGTGATCGTAGGGATTACCGATAACATCCTACGCCTTTACATCCTGAACCGCCTCGCCAGTGTGCACCCTCTTATCACCCTTTTTGGGGTTGTGGTTGGGGTGCCGCTGTTCGGATTTATAGGACTTATTTTCGGGCCTTTGCTCGTATCCCTGTTTTTGCTTATCTTAAAGATATATAAGCATGAATACGGAAAAACAGAAAACAAACTTTAA
- a CDS encoding DUF2911 domain-containing protein — protein sequence MKKYFIMFAVMAGSFTTQLHAQDTTETLKDNDGPNFSKLDVSPMDVALFRGENNEPMARVLYSRPQTRDREVFGKLVPYGEVWRTGANEATEITLYQDLMVGDKTIKKGTYTLFTIPKEKEWTIILNNSTNIWGAYDYHVEKDVARITVPVRKSPVPIEALSMSFAESNEGANLFIGWDDRYVKISFKTTR from the coding sequence ATGAAGAAATATTTTATAATGTTTGCAGTAATGGCCGGGTCATTTACCACACAGCTACACGCCCAGGACACCACTGAAACTTTAAAAGATAATGACGGGCCAAATTTTTCAAAACTTGACGTAAGCCCTATGGATGTCGCTCTTTTTAGGGGCGAAAACAATGAACCTATGGCCAGGGTATTGTACAGCCGGCCACAAACCCGCGATCGCGAAGTCTTCGGAAAACTTGTGCCTTACGGCGAAGTGTGGAGAACGGGGGCCAATGAAGCCACAGAGATCACTCTCTACCAGGACCTGATGGTAGGAGATAAAACCATCAAAAAAGGAACTTACACGCTTTTTACCATTCCGAAGGAAAAAGAATGGACAATCATATTAAATAACAGCACAAATATTTGGGGGGCATATGACTATCATGTTGAAAAAGATGTTGCCCGTATCACCGTACCCGTGAGAAAGTCACCTGTACCCATCGAAGCTTTGTCAATGAGTTTTGCTGAATCTAATGAAGGCGCAAACCTCTTTATTGGCTGGGATGACAGGTATGTAAAAATCTCATTTAAAACAACCCGGTAA
- a CDS encoding bifunctional 5,10-methylenetetrahydrofolate dehydrogenase/5,10-methenyltetrahydrofolate cyclohydrolase codes for MELLDGKKLSNDIQDEIALEVQKMKERGEKVPHLAAIIVGSDGASLTYVNAKVNACKRVGFESSEYRMSSNTSELELLAKIEELNNNDDIDGFIVQLPLPPQINTQKVLLAVNPDKDVDGFHPTNFGKMSLDMTSFIPATPFGILEMLERYNIPTKGKHTCVIGRSYIVGRPMSILMGRQGFPGNSTVTLTHEFTKNITQITSQADIIIIAVGIPNFLKAEMIKDDAVVIDVGITRVPDEAKSKGYRIVGDVDFENVSKKASYITPVPGGVGPMTIAMLLKNTLLAREAHRARRKSVKS; via the coding sequence ATGGAGCTCCTCGACGGAAAAAAATTAAGCAACGACATTCAGGATGAAATTGCCCTGGAAGTTCAAAAAATGAAAGAACGCGGGGAGAAGGTCCCGCATTTAGCCGCTATTATTGTTGGTAGCGACGGTGCCAGCTTAACTTACGTGAATGCCAAGGTGAATGCCTGTAAGCGCGTGGGTTTTGAATCTTCAGAATACCGCATGTCTTCAAACACCAGTGAACTTGAACTCCTGGCAAAGATCGAAGAACTGAACAACAATGACGATATTGATGGCTTTATAGTGCAGTTGCCGCTTCCGCCGCAAATCAATACTCAAAAAGTGCTGTTGGCAGTGAACCCCGATAAGGATGTGGATGGATTTCACCCTACCAACTTTGGGAAGATGTCTCTTGATATGACTTCCTTTATTCCGGCGACTCCTTTCGGGATCCTGGAAATGCTGGAGCGGTACAACATTCCCACAAAAGGAAAACACACCTGTGTGATTGGACGTAGCTACATTGTGGGTCGGCCAATGAGTATCCTGATGGGAAGACAGGGGTTTCCCGGCAACTCTACAGTAACCCTTACGCACGAATTCACTAAAAATATTACCCAGATCACTTCTCAGGCTGATATTATTATCATTGCTGTAGGAATTCCAAATTTCCTTAAAGCTGAAATGATTAAAGATGATGCTGTAGTAATTGATGTGGGAATCACCCGCGTTCCCGATGAAGCCAAATCCAAAGGCTACAGGATAGTAGGGGATGTAGATTTCGAAAATGTTTCAAAAAAGGCAAGTTACATCACTCCTGTTCCCGGCGGAGTAGGGCCCATGACCATTGCCATGCTGCTTAAAAATACCCTGCTGGCCCGGGAGGCGCACCGTGCAAGGAGAAAAAGCGTCAAAAGCTAA